In one window of Hyla sarda isolate aHylSar1 chromosome 1, aHylSar1.hap1, whole genome shotgun sequence DNA:
- the LOC130300039 gene encoding PC-esterase domain-containing protein 1A-like isoform X1, which translates to MGSFRSADVRQLLHNKFVVVLGDSIQRSVYKDLVKLLQEDTFLSEAQLKRKGEMSFANDTLVEGGMLTGMHNGTTYREVRQYRTGHHLVRFYFLTRVYSDYLESILSDFQSGPQPDVVITNSCVWDLMRYNHDPLEAYKTNLDVLFRRLKVVLSPECLLIWSMAMPVGYKDHEIPEYTAHNLRGDIVEGNFFSASLADFHRLDVLDMHYHFRGNLRLRCRDAVHWNQIAHRKYTQILLSHISQAWGVEAPKGDKRKASSTVRTAPPHSVTMRKDPYPKLHPRIKEPERCGQGVEYIPGYTSFDGPSIDVIHGVLCPDEQLINSDASSPFVTDSPLLTANITPGYFPPSGPPVSGRSFIGRSFILPNVSPTLSFTPYPNHSPYSQEDWNMKIPSRRPLTHRGDRIHPYNRPSMYLPRMY; encoded by the exons ATGGGCTCCTTCCGTTCAGCAGACGTGCGCCAGTTACTGCACAACAAGTTTGTCGTTGTCCTCGGAGACTCCA TTCAGAGATCGGTCTACAAAGACCTGGTGAAGCTTCTTCAGGAGGACACGTTCTTGTCTGAAGCCCAGCTGAAACGCAAG ggGGAGATGAGTTTTGCCAATGACACTCTGGTAGAAGGCGGCATGTTGACCGGAATGCACAATGGGACCACTTACCGAGAAGTGCGGCAGTACCGGACCGGCCACCATCTTGTCCGCTTCTACTTCCTGACCCGCGTCTACTCCGATTACCTGGAGAGCATTCTGTCAGATTTCCAGAGCGGCCCCCAACCGGATGTGGTGATAACAAACTCCTGCGTCTGGGACCTCATGAG GTACAACCACGATCCACTGGAGGCCTACAAGACCAACCTGGACGTCCTCTTCCGGCGCCTCAAGGTGGTGCTGAGCCCTGAGTGCCTCCTCATATGGAGCATGGCCATGCCGGTCGGATACAAAGACCACGAAATCCCAGAG TACACTGCACACAACCTGCGGGGGGACATTGTGGAGGGGAACTTCTTCAGTGCCAGTCTGGCAGACTTCCACAGGCTGGACGTGCTGGACATGCACTATCACTTCCGTGGCAACCTTCGCCTAAGATGCCGGGACGCCGTCCACTGGAACCAGATAGCGCATCggaagtacacccagatcctgcTGAGCCACATCTCACAGGCCTGGGGGGTGGAGGCACCAAAGGGTGACAAGCGGAAAG CCTCTTCTACAGTTCGCACTGCGCCTCCTCACTCTGTTACCATGAGAAAAGATCCCTATCCCAAGCTGCACCCCAGAATCAAAGAGCCAGAGCGCTGCGGCCAGG GGGTTGAGTACATACCGGGATACACATCTTTTGATGGGCCCAGCATTGATGTCATTCATG GTGTCCTGTGCCCCGATGAGCAGCTAATCAACTCAGATG cTTCTTCCCCCTTTGTGACCGATAGTCCGCTACTGACTGCTAACATAACCCCCGGCTACTTCCCTCCTTCAG GTCCCCCGGTCTCCGGCCGCTCCTTTATCGGAAGGAGCTTCATCCTTCCCAATGTGTCGCCAACCTTGAGCTTCACGCCGTATCCCAACCACTCCCCGTACTCGCAAGAAGACTGGAACATGAAGAtcccatccaggaggcctctgaCCCACAGAGGGGACCGGATCCACCCCTACAACCGGCCTTCAATGTATCTGCCACGGATGTACTGA
- the LOC130300039 gene encoding PC-esterase domain-containing protein 1A-like isoform X3, which translates to MGSFRSADVRQLLHNKFVVVLGDSIQRSVYKDLVKLLQEDTFLSEAQLKRKGEMSFANDTLVEGGMLTGMHNGTTYREVRQYRTGHHLVRFYFLTRVYSDYLESILSDFQSGPQPDVVITNSCVWDLMRYNHDPLEAYKTNLDVLFRRLKVVLSPECLLIWSMAMPVGYKDHEIPEYTAHNLRGDIVEGNFFSASLADFHRLDVLDMHYHFRGNLRLRCRDAVHWNQIAHRKYTQILLSHISQAWGVEAPKGDKRKASSTVRTAPPHSVTMRKDPYPKLHPRIKEPERCGQGVEYIPGYTSFDGPSIDVIHGPPVSGRSFIGRSFILPNVSPTLSFTPYPNHSPYSQEDWNMKIPSRRPLTHRGDRIHPYNRPSMYLPRMY; encoded by the exons ATGGGCTCCTTCCGTTCAGCAGACGTGCGCCAGTTACTGCACAACAAGTTTGTCGTTGTCCTCGGAGACTCCA TTCAGAGATCGGTCTACAAAGACCTGGTGAAGCTTCTTCAGGAGGACACGTTCTTGTCTGAAGCCCAGCTGAAACGCAAG ggGGAGATGAGTTTTGCCAATGACACTCTGGTAGAAGGCGGCATGTTGACCGGAATGCACAATGGGACCACTTACCGAGAAGTGCGGCAGTACCGGACCGGCCACCATCTTGTCCGCTTCTACTTCCTGACCCGCGTCTACTCCGATTACCTGGAGAGCATTCTGTCAGATTTCCAGAGCGGCCCCCAACCGGATGTGGTGATAACAAACTCCTGCGTCTGGGACCTCATGAG GTACAACCACGATCCACTGGAGGCCTACAAGACCAACCTGGACGTCCTCTTCCGGCGCCTCAAGGTGGTGCTGAGCCCTGAGTGCCTCCTCATATGGAGCATGGCCATGCCGGTCGGATACAAAGACCACGAAATCCCAGAG TACACTGCACACAACCTGCGGGGGGACATTGTGGAGGGGAACTTCTTCAGTGCCAGTCTGGCAGACTTCCACAGGCTGGACGTGCTGGACATGCACTATCACTTCCGTGGCAACCTTCGCCTAAGATGCCGGGACGCCGTCCACTGGAACCAGATAGCGCATCggaagtacacccagatcctgcTGAGCCACATCTCACAGGCCTGGGGGGTGGAGGCACCAAAGGGTGACAAGCGGAAAG CCTCTTCTACAGTTCGCACTGCGCCTCCTCACTCTGTTACCATGAGAAAAGATCCCTATCCCAAGCTGCACCCCAGAATCAAAGAGCCAGAGCGCTGCGGCCAGG GGGTTGAGTACATACCGGGATACACATCTTTTGATGGGCCCAGCATTGATGTCATTCATG GTCCCCCGGTCTCCGGCCGCTCCTTTATCGGAAGGAGCTTCATCCTTCCCAATGTGTCGCCAACCTTGAGCTTCACGCCGTATCCCAACCACTCCCCGTACTCGCAAGAAGACTGGAACATGAAGAtcccatccaggaggcctctgaCCCACAGAGGGGACCGGATCCACCCCTACAACCGGCCTTCAATGTATCTGCCACGGATGTACTGA
- the LOC130300039 gene encoding PC-esterase domain-containing protein 1A-like isoform X2 translates to MGSFRSADVRQLLHNKFVVVLGDSIQRSVYKDLVKLLQEDTFLSEAQLKRKGEMSFANDTLVEGGMLTGMHNGTTYREVRQYRTGHHLVRFYFLTRVYSDYLESILSDFQSGPQPDVVITNSCVWDLMRYNHDPLEAYKTNLDVLFRRLKVVLSPECLLIWSMAMPVGYKDHEIPEYTAHNLRGDIVEGNFFSASLADFHRLDVLDMHYHFRGNLRLRCRDAVHWNQIAHRKYTQILLSHISQAWGVEAPKGDKRKASSTVRTAPPHSVTMRKDPYPKLHPRIKEPERCGQGVEYIPGYTSFDGPSIDVIHASSPFVTDSPLLTANITPGYFPPSGPPVSGRSFIGRSFILPNVSPTLSFTPYPNHSPYSQEDWNMKIPSRRPLTHRGDRIHPYNRPSMYLPRMY, encoded by the exons ATGGGCTCCTTCCGTTCAGCAGACGTGCGCCAGTTACTGCACAACAAGTTTGTCGTTGTCCTCGGAGACTCCA TTCAGAGATCGGTCTACAAAGACCTGGTGAAGCTTCTTCAGGAGGACACGTTCTTGTCTGAAGCCCAGCTGAAACGCAAG ggGGAGATGAGTTTTGCCAATGACACTCTGGTAGAAGGCGGCATGTTGACCGGAATGCACAATGGGACCACTTACCGAGAAGTGCGGCAGTACCGGACCGGCCACCATCTTGTCCGCTTCTACTTCCTGACCCGCGTCTACTCCGATTACCTGGAGAGCATTCTGTCAGATTTCCAGAGCGGCCCCCAACCGGATGTGGTGATAACAAACTCCTGCGTCTGGGACCTCATGAG GTACAACCACGATCCACTGGAGGCCTACAAGACCAACCTGGACGTCCTCTTCCGGCGCCTCAAGGTGGTGCTGAGCCCTGAGTGCCTCCTCATATGGAGCATGGCCATGCCGGTCGGATACAAAGACCACGAAATCCCAGAG TACACTGCACACAACCTGCGGGGGGACATTGTGGAGGGGAACTTCTTCAGTGCCAGTCTGGCAGACTTCCACAGGCTGGACGTGCTGGACATGCACTATCACTTCCGTGGCAACCTTCGCCTAAGATGCCGGGACGCCGTCCACTGGAACCAGATAGCGCATCggaagtacacccagatcctgcTGAGCCACATCTCACAGGCCTGGGGGGTGGAGGCACCAAAGGGTGACAAGCGGAAAG CCTCTTCTACAGTTCGCACTGCGCCTCCTCACTCTGTTACCATGAGAAAAGATCCCTATCCCAAGCTGCACCCCAGAATCAAAGAGCCAGAGCGCTGCGGCCAGG GGGTTGAGTACATACCGGGATACACATCTTTTGATGGGCCCAGCATTGATGTCATTCATG cTTCTTCCCCCTTTGTGACCGATAGTCCGCTACTGACTGCTAACATAACCCCCGGCTACTTCCCTCCTTCAG GTCCCCCGGTCTCCGGCCGCTCCTTTATCGGAAGGAGCTTCATCCTTCCCAATGTGTCGCCAACCTTGAGCTTCACGCCGTATCCCAACCACTCCCCGTACTCGCAAGAAGACTGGAACATGAAGAtcccatccaggaggcctctgaCCCACAGAGGGGACCGGATCCACCCCTACAACCGGCCTTCAATGTATCTGCCACGGATGTACTGA
- the LOC130300039 gene encoding PC-esterase domain-containing protein 1A-like isoform X4, with amino-acid sequence MGSFRSADVRQLLHNKFVVVLGDSIQRSVYKDLVKLLQEDTFLSEAQLKRKGEMSFANDTLVEGGMLTGMHNGTTYREVRQYRTGHHLVRFYFLTRVYSDYLESILSDFQSGPQPDVVITNSCVWDLMRYNHDPLEAYKTNLDVLFRRLKVVLSPECLLIWSMAMPVGYKDHEIPEYTAHNLRGDIVEGNFFSASLADFHRLDVLDMHYHFRGNLRLRCRDAVHWNQIAHRKYTQILLSHISQAWGVEAPKGDKRKASSTVRTAPPHSVTMRKDPYPKLHPRIKEPERCGQGPPVSGRSFIGRSFILPNVSPTLSFTPYPNHSPYSQEDWNMKIPSRRPLTHRGDRIHPYNRPSMYLPRMY; translated from the exons ATGGGCTCCTTCCGTTCAGCAGACGTGCGCCAGTTACTGCACAACAAGTTTGTCGTTGTCCTCGGAGACTCCA TTCAGAGATCGGTCTACAAAGACCTGGTGAAGCTTCTTCAGGAGGACACGTTCTTGTCTGAAGCCCAGCTGAAACGCAAG ggGGAGATGAGTTTTGCCAATGACACTCTGGTAGAAGGCGGCATGTTGACCGGAATGCACAATGGGACCACTTACCGAGAAGTGCGGCAGTACCGGACCGGCCACCATCTTGTCCGCTTCTACTTCCTGACCCGCGTCTACTCCGATTACCTGGAGAGCATTCTGTCAGATTTCCAGAGCGGCCCCCAACCGGATGTGGTGATAACAAACTCCTGCGTCTGGGACCTCATGAG GTACAACCACGATCCACTGGAGGCCTACAAGACCAACCTGGACGTCCTCTTCCGGCGCCTCAAGGTGGTGCTGAGCCCTGAGTGCCTCCTCATATGGAGCATGGCCATGCCGGTCGGATACAAAGACCACGAAATCCCAGAG TACACTGCACACAACCTGCGGGGGGACATTGTGGAGGGGAACTTCTTCAGTGCCAGTCTGGCAGACTTCCACAGGCTGGACGTGCTGGACATGCACTATCACTTCCGTGGCAACCTTCGCCTAAGATGCCGGGACGCCGTCCACTGGAACCAGATAGCGCATCggaagtacacccagatcctgcTGAGCCACATCTCACAGGCCTGGGGGGTGGAGGCACCAAAGGGTGACAAGCGGAAAG CCTCTTCTACAGTTCGCACTGCGCCTCCTCACTCTGTTACCATGAGAAAAGATCCCTATCCCAAGCTGCACCCCAGAATCAAAGAGCCAGAGCGCTGCGGCCAGG GTCCCCCGGTCTCCGGCCGCTCCTTTATCGGAAGGAGCTTCATCCTTCCCAATGTGTCGCCAACCTTGAGCTTCACGCCGTATCCCAACCACTCCCCGTACTCGCAAGAAGACTGGAACATGAAGAtcccatccaggaggcctctgaCCCACAGAGGGGACCGGATCCACCCCTACAACCGGCCTTCAATGTATCTGCCACGGATGTACTGA